In Plasmodium gaboni strain SY75 chromosome 8, whole genome shotgun sequence, the sequence aaaaaaaaaaaaaaagattttttttttaataatgaattttatattttttaaaattttaacatatgtatataacATAAGTATATATTCTTTACTTCATTATGCAAGGgatattttcttctattttcaattttataaataaatccGTTAGAAAGCCTTTACATTTGTTTAAGGttactaaaaaaaaagataaaatggatatattattattataagatatatatatatatatatatatatatatatatatatatagacatttttatgtataaacatataataaaatagaagTGATAAATAAGtgtgtatatttatttacaatTTGAATAATGTACGTACCacctatatataatatttcaacTTTTAAGTAATCACAGACAGTTACAAATTTTGTTAAGATTTCAATTTCCTTTTTGAATTTCTAAGAAcgattaaaaaaaaaaagtaacgtaattaatatataatatatatatatatatatatatatattgtctttttttttttttttttttttttttttttaaacaaaatattatttcctTACGTTACTagtttttattataaaaattcGCAGTTCCAGATTTGCAAAAATGactataaaaataaaatataagaatataatgCCATGTTAATTATGAATTTTACATATTCTACATTCTATATCCTAATgatatacaaatattatatatatatatatgtatgtttaatttttttttgttctttttaCTATTGAAACGATTGAAAAGTATGgttttaaatatttttccaTAAAATATAAGCGCATTTTTATCAAACTCCTATAAACAAGTTGAAGgcataaaaatatacatatatatatatatatatatatatattcatttatgGTTTATATGTTAACTATGGAAATTACTTCTTTAATTAAAACAGACAAGGGAGTATTTGAgttttgtattattttgaatatgTCATCTTCTTGTAATTTATTTAGCtgtgtatttttttcatctaaatataatttacatAATACCCAAATGTTATCTTTTTTAaccatttttttttaagcgaaggaaatcaaaataaaaaagatatatatatatatataatattaaagcaatattatatcgggatattttaaaaattttttttgtttttctttttttttaatattaaatttttacataatacgttttaaaaaataagaaaaaaatatacatatccttttacaaaatttaatggcaaataaaatgataaatttttaattcgTGCTATATTAAAgcttttatattaaaaaataattattataatatagaaatgagtaaaacattaaaaggttaatatatatgttaattttattcattatatatttttttttttaatatttaaaaaattttttttttttttttatatttaacaTATGGTGCcaatttaaaaaaagtgCGACTGTAAAGAACTATATAACgttcataaaaataaatttttaaaaagaagTAACTCCTCAAGGAgatacaaatatataatcacttataaacaaaaaatattatgagGGATTAAgcataataatattaataattatacatatatatatatatatatatatatatatatatatatatatatatatatacattatgGTATGTTCtcttttttgtttattcTATTTTGatgtttctttttcttttttttttttttttttctttttttttattgttctatatataatgataatcgaatttatatattgtgACCCGTTTCAAGTgtgaaatatatatttttattttttttcttttacaCATTAATAGTTTTAtagttaaaaaaaatatatatattcccCAAATCCTCAAAAGATATACAATATATGTGTCCctatataattatatttattggataggttttttattttaatgaaaagatagaataatatataaataaaattatttaatacattttttatataatgcATATTCATAAACAccatatgaaaaaaatacaaGAAATGTACTCAAGcataatattaataaaattattgcttttttttttttttttttgagtTAATACActttatgtatataaaacaaataaatataactttaataaaattaaatacatagttcttaaattaataatatacccacataatatatcatatctattttttataataatatatatatatatatatatattttaatatgcatattatatatgaaaatattaaatggtttaaaaaaaatattatataatatataataaatacaatatGGAATAGcttcaaaataatatataattatatacattaatatatgatatagaaatattaccaaaataaaaaaaataaaaaaaaaggaaacgcatgcttatattattatatatagtaataataatatataaataataataactacaatatatataaatatatatatatatataatattatatatataacattgTATGAATGCACTTTTATCTATTTTAACTAGAGCGCCACTACTTTTTCAAATATtggaataaaaaaaaaaaaaaaaaaaaaaaatactgctctattaatattatatataaaatgatatatatatattgtacgtatttatattatatagataatatgAGTACTTATTAAATgcatttatatatatacatattttttttttttaagtatACTTTAAACACTtactatttttataatatatatatattaaagtaacataattatatttatatataatgtaatttattatatataaaaagcttatatatataaatttacaaaaaaaaaaaaaaaaaaattgaataATAGGTGATTGTAAATTGTACATATATtgcatatataaataaatatattatatgtatacatatataatatgtatgtatataataattatattttatatatatgtaataatgtatatatgattaatttaaaaaaaaaaaaataataaaaataaaaaaaaattatgtatataatatatcccatataataaataaaatatacaaaaaaaaaaaaaaaaaaaaatattttaaatataaaaaaaataaaaaaacagaAGATACTTTTacaaaaaaacaaaaaaacgaggtttaaaaagaaaaactAAGCGAACCATGGTCTTTGAAGAAAAGTAAACACTTTAAAATCAAGAAAAggtattttttataaaaataatatttaaaaaacgaaaaaatgtataatttttataaatatataaatttatatgtatgaatataattttggtatatatatatatatatatataaatatatttattttcttataatataataaaatttatatatatatttatttatatatttatatataaacgAATTAACCTTAAAAAAActaattatatattttatatgtttatatattttttttatatatttgttgaataaaatataaactacatcttcattatattatatatatatatatatatatatatatatatatatattattgcTTGTAAGATAATtagaaatttttttatatatgaaaaaggtatattatataaaaatatttatatataatttaataatatacattaacatcatctataaataaataaataaatatatatatatatatgtatgtataaggtatatttattatgtgtatattttatatattttacaacTCCCACAACATTTGTTAAGAGGAAGGCGAATAAGGCCatgttcatattttaaaatataattctttttttttttttttaaaaaaataaaagcTTTGTGaagtattatattatatatgtacatatctatcatatatatgttcgTGTTTTAATGTTTACATTTTGTATTCCccataatatatatatatatatttatttatatattaaaaatgctattttaaagtatataaaaacacTCCTACGTGttaatatgaaatataatacatattatatatatattttatatatatataatttttttttttttttttttttttctttaggagtatgaatatttagattgaaaatatacagcattaaaaaaattataataggaattgaatataataaaaacttaataataaaagtaattttatatattattaatttcgTAAATTTTTGTTGcatcatatttttaatatattctatatgtttatataaaaatttcataatgtaattcaaatatatatatatatattttttttttttttttttcttgtatatttttcattGCAGTTTCGATTGAGatattaatacaaataatatattaatctatatatctacatatatatttatatatcaaaaCAATACTGATATTgtacataataaaaaaaataaaattgtttgacaataaatataaaaaagattcataagaagaaaattgaaaattttgatatacaaattaagcaattatatatataaatatataatacagGGAATAGCAAATATACTAATTAAGcgaacatatatatatatatatataatatacatattatataaaaaaacatttattaacttttcaatttaaaaaaaaaaagaaaagagAGTGTAAGCAAAATGAAGAAAGATAGAGAACCAATAGACGAAGATGAAATGAGAATAACCTCAACTGGAAGGATGACCAACTATGTTAACTATGGTGCCAAAATACTTGGAGATGAAGACAAGAAAAGTATAAAAATCAAAGCAACAGGTAATGCTATTGGAAAAGCTGTAACATTAGcagaaataataaagagAAGGTTTAAAGGATTACATCAAATAACCAGATGTGGAAGTACAGTAATCACTGATCAATATGTAAGTGGACAAGATAATAGCGAACATGTAGTACAAGAAAAAACCGTTTCTTTtattgaaatattattatcaagAGAACAATTAGATATGAAAGATGCAGGTTATCAACCACCTTTGGATGAGAAATATGTAAAAGAAATGACCCCAGAAGAAATTGTTAATTCTAGACCATTCAGAAGAGGTGGATTTAGACCAAGATTTTATAGGGGATTTAGAGGAGGAAGAGGTGCATTTTTAAGAAGAGGAGGATATAGAGGTTTTGGTGACAGAGTATACGAACCAAGAAGCAGCTTCAGAGGTGGAAGAGGTAGCGGATATGGTGGAAATTTCGGAAGAGGTGGATACAGATCAGGTGGTGGTATGGGTGGAGGATTCAGAGGTGGATTCAGAGGAGGATTTAGAGGTGGCAGAGATGGTGGCTACAGAGGTGGAAACAGAGGAGGTAGCAGAAGTGGATTTAGAGGTGGCAGAGGTGGATTCAGAGGTGGAAGAGCTTTATcataaattaatatataaaaaaaaaaataaaaaaaaaatatatatatataaacaaacacatatataaacacaaaataaaatataatattatataactaaataaaaaaataataataaataaataaataaaaataaaaaaaaaatatataaaacagACTAAAAGAATTggaattatatatatataatatatatttatatatatataatatatatttatatatatataataaaaaaaccAACAGAGCCACacacacaaaaaaaaaaaaaaaaaaaaaaatatatatttattttaataatgaaatgtatttgtatgtatgtatatacatatgtgtatctatatacatacatatataaatatttatataaacatattcataccaattaatattttttaatttatatataatcgagaatatttaatagtaagcgaaatttattatttacgaaaaaaaaaaaaaaaaattaaaatatcatatatatatacatatatatcaaCAAAATTACCCATATTGAATGTAATAGACATTTTAgtactatatatattattttatgcacttctatcattttttatatatatttttttttttttaatttgccaataatactaataataataacaataaaaaaaaattaagagAATTTAAATTTATGCAAATTTAAGTATaacatgaaaaaaaaaaaaaaaaaaaaaaacatttaaatgttgataaatttaatattataatataatataataaaatatatataatatatatataatatttttatatataacttcAATTTcacatattatatatatatatagagagagagaatatatttttatacacattttctttaatatattattatttttcataagatcatacatatataaaagtcTTTATAAGAACAAAAATAGTAGCGTATATAAAAgagaatatatatatttttttttttgaaaaatatttattcttttaatgcgcatgaatatattaatgaaaattaaaatatatttatatatatgtgtgttATGTATATCTATAAAAATAGATAATGAATTTctaccaaaaaaaaaataaaataaaataaataaaataaaataaaataaataaaataaaataaaaccagtaagaatatttttttatggGTTTTGttatacataaatattatttttattatacatataatatatatatatatatatatatacttatatgtatttatattcattatattaaataatccaccatatattttatttacataattatttatatacaagAGAGAAACGTTCAAGAATgatatgttattatatatatgtgtacgaagcaaaaatttttaaaatattttatttttaatattattatatatgtaggaattttatattttaagGAAGCACGattttacatattatatttatatgttcatttaaaagtacttaatataacatttttatagaaaaaaataaaaagcatatttttaattttaatattagaaaataatttttttttttttattatttaaatatttatattatattatatatatatatatatacatgtatttaaatatttttttctatttatttatatcattcACGAAAAGATTTAAGATATAAtaacttttatatattatttatttatatttaaataagCATTCgttttaattaaaatatttgtaaataaagaaaaaattaaattaataaaaaaaaaaaaatggtaAGTCATAAatcttattatattaatgaggatgatttaattaatataatgcgaattttcatttgtacttaatgaaataaaaaataataaaaaaaatataaatataattaatttaatattatgttatttatttaattgtatggttaaaaaaaaaaagatgtCTACATTTGTAACcaaatatgtatatatataataagatatttatgaattcgttcattttatatgaatatatattgtatgctatattttcaaaatgataaaatttCATCTAATGGacaaaaaaatgttttaataaaattatatatatatatatatatatatatatataataaggtaaatattaaaagaaaatattatatataatatatatatataattagttcaactaaaaaaaaaattcaatttttctacattaaaaaaatatttcaatttaaaaattttttttattttttttgtcatttaaactttttacatatttccttataatattttatttgttcttTTGTTACACTTCTTGGTATAATTTTAATTGCTTGGATGATATGTTTTTGCGTTATagttaatatatttttatttttttgaatatattcataaattaaattatttttctctttttcatttaattgattattttttgttgacaagatattattatgtgagaatttattatagtccttttgttgttgttccatattattattatattctaattttataatattttcattgttacaaaaattatttgtACTAAACACATTTTGATGGTCATTAAATGATACatgtttatttttgttatcaCTACTTGGAATTTCttcattcattttattataatttgaattgtttaaattattatgatttatGTTAATGTCCAACATTTgaatattcataatattattatttgaaacTTTATGAgcatttatattattacttgtattatattggtttgtataattttcacttatttttacaatattatcaatatttttttgattcAATTGATTCATGTTATTCCCCCCTTTTGACAACTCATTGTTGTTATCAACATTATCATGTAGTATATCTGCTTTTCTATTACTATCAATTGAAACATTTGTATCATGagataattttttatttgttatatatgaattagATTTAATATTGTCATAATTATGAATAGTATGAATATTATCCACCTTATTgttattcatattattgGTCAAAAGAATAGTAGAATCttgttttataaaattattttgttgAATATTCATGTGTTcattcataatatttactACTACGTTTGTATCCTTATTCATTTGTTGATGcgtatttttatatatatcattaatatatacattattaatttttagATTACTTGAATTTTGAATATCTATTTTATCCCTACATTCTTGTAAAGCTATAAAAGCAC encodes:
- a CDS encoding hypothetical protein (conserved Plasmodium protein, unknown function) — translated: MVKKDNIWVLCKLYLDEKNTQLNKLQEDDIFKIIQNSNTPLSVLIKEEFDKNALIFYGKIFKTILFNRFNIIFANLELRIFIIKTSNKFKKEIEILTKFVTVCDYLKVEILYIGVTLNKCKGFLTDLFIKLKIEENIPCIMKEFENCS
- a CDS encoding DNA/RNA-binding protein Alba 1, with the translated sequence MKKDREPIDEDEMRITSTGRMTNYVNYGAKILGDEDKKSIKIKATGNAIGKAVTLAEIIKRRFKGLHQITRCGSTVITDQYVSGQDNSEHVVQEKTVSFIEILLSREQLDMKDAGYQPPLDEKYVKEMTPEEIVNSRPFRRGGFRPRFYRGFRGGRGAFLRRGGYRGFGDRVYEPRSSFRGGRGSGYGGNFGRGGYRSGGGMGGGFRGGFRGGFRGGRDGGYRGGNRGGSRSGFRGGRGGFRGGRALS